The Proteus sp. ZN5 genome includes the window GCACAACCTGCAGCAGAAAATGGCGCTCCAAAACAGAAAGTTAAACTGACATTTAAAGATCTATTTGGCAATCGCAATATCAACCTTGCATATGTCACTATCTTCTGTTCAATCTATGGCTTCTTTGTATTAGTTACTTGGTTACCGTACTACTTAGAAACTGAGCGTGGAATTACAGGAACACAAATTTCAACTATCGCATCATTAATGCCGTGGTTTGCTATTCCTGGTTCACTTATTTTTAGCTGGGTTTCAGATAAAATTGGTCGTCGTAAACCTGTATTACTGATCATGTTACCGCTGTCATTAGTCGCTATTCTTGCTGTACCAATGTCAGAATCAATGCCTGTGTTAATCGGTGCTCTGATCCTTTACGGTATTGTGGGTAAAATCAGTACAAACCCAGTACTCGTTGCTGTAGTTGCTGATAACTCACCACGACATGCACTAGGTACATCGTTTGGTGTTTATAACTGTATCGGTATGTTAGGTTCTGTTTTTGCTCCAACATTAACGGGTTTCTTATCAGACAAAACAGGCAGCATGGACTCAGGTTTTTACTTTGCAGCTATTCTGATTTGTATCGGTATTGTGGCAAGCCTCTTTATTAAAGAAAGCAACAACAATAATGAAGAAGCAAAAGCGTAGTACATTATTCAGATAGTCACTGAATAAATAGTTAAAAGGCAAACTTCGGTTTGCCTTTTTAATTTAAAGGATCGTAAAACGATTGCACACTAGGGTGATTTTGCTTAAACAACTCCACTAAATAACTTACCACAGCACCTTTTTTATCTTCACACCATGCTAATGATAGAGGGGAGTTATGACGACGATTTTTTACTTCTTTCGCAATTAACTGTCCGCTATCAATAAGTGGTTTGCATAAACTTAATGGCAAAAATCCTATTCCAACACCTTTTAAATGGCAGGCTAATTTGGTGTGTAAATCAGGCACACGGATCTCATGCTGACCCGATAAGCGCCATGCTGTACGTTTAGAAAGATGACGAGATGTATCTTCGACGTTTACAGCAGAATACATACGCATTTGGTCATCACTTAATACACCACTGATATTGGCTAAAGGATGATTAGGCGCGACAACAAATTGCCATTGAATTTCGCCCATCGCACAAATGTTAATATTATTCTTAAGGGATTCATTACCGGTAACGCCGATAGCAAAGTGATAATCTTCGTTAATAAGCGCATCCCAAACACCCATATAGACTTGGCGAGTAATATGAAACTGGGTAGAAGGAAAACGTTGATGAAGACAAGCCAACATACTAGCAACCGCGGTGCGATCATAGAGCAGATTATTAATGACAATGTTGACTTGATGTTCGACACCCGCGTTCATCTGCTGAAGTTCCACAGGCATTGACTCTAACCATACAATCCATTGACGACATTTTTCTAATAGATATTCGCCTGCGGGTGTCAGTGTAACGGTTCTTGTGGTGCGATTAAAAAGTTGGGTACCGATATTTTCTTCTAATGTTTTGATGCGGTAACTAATTGCTGCTGATGTTTTATGAAGCACATCAGCTGCTTTGGTAAAACTTTGGCAATCGGCGACCTGTATAAAGGTACGGATCATTTCTTGGTCTAACATATCTTTTGTCCTGGTAATAAGAGAGGCAAAATATCAGCAGATAATGCTGAACTAAAAAAAGCAAAAAAAGCAAAAAAAGCAAACAGAGCAAAGCTTACCTATTTTTTCTGAGGTCTATACCGCAAAGTAAGACAACTTCTTATCGTGTTAATGGATGTTATTATTTTTGGCTTATTGTTGTTCGCCGTATGAAGTTTTGATTATTTATAGATAAGCAATAAAGCATACTAACAAAAATTTCATTAGATGATGGGCGCAAATAAGAATATCTGTATTCTATTTGTGTGATTGCTTTCACGTTTCACTCATCCTTTTACTGACGAAGTTAAGATATCAGTAAAAGGGAGTGAAGATCAGAATAAAAATTAGGCCAGAATTAAATGGTAGTAAATAGAGATCACGCGATTTTAAATGGGTAAGTAAAGAAGAGAATGTGAGTCAAGTTAAGTGTAAAGTGAAAAGCGGTTGAAACCCAAAGTCGACCACTCCACATCCAAGCTAATCCATAAATAATACCTGCCAGTGAAGCAAATATAATTAACAGTAACCCGCCTGCAAAATGTGCTAACCCAAAGATAATGGCTGCTATTAATAGCACAACATAAGGGGGAAGATAACGTGATAATGTTTGCTGAATAACCCCCCTAAATAATGCTTCTTCAGCAAGTGATACAAAAAAGAGGTTTGCGAGAATAAATGCAGGTAACCACGATGGTAAATGCAATTCAATCGCTAATCCCCCCAGTTTTACTGCAACCAATAACAATGCTGGAATGGCAATAATTAGTATTGCCCACTGTAGCTTGTTTGCTTTTTTTAATGGCTCGCAGACAAAAAGTGTAGGAATAAAAATCAGAAAAATAAAAGGTAATAATGCTTTATCGGCATTGAAATAAAAAGAAAAAGGGGCACTTTTCATCCCTATAATGGCATGTGAAAGGTAACGTAAATTGTTAAAACCAGGAATAAGGTGAAAAGTTAATCCACTGGCAATAATGACAAGTGCGAGAATGATGATTGCTTTAAGTAGAGGCTGTTTTTTATAGCGAGAATAGGCGAACGTGAGTAAGAGAATACTAAAAATAACTGGCAAGGTTTGCCATGTAATAACACCCGTAATAAATGCGCTAAGTGTCGTAAGTATCAGTGTAATAAACGCAAGGGGGCGATTGAAACCCAAAAATAATAAAGAAAAAGCAAGAAGTAGCCAAGTGATCATAATTGTAAAGGATCTAAAATAAAAAGGAGCGCTAGGGTAAAAGATAGCAGCTTTCTAGGCTATCATTATAAATAAAAAAGTAGAGAAATCAGACCTCTTTATTCGTCATGTATTTGTTTAATTATTTGATTTATATGCAAAATGCATATTTTTGATTTTTAATCTAAATTTAAAGCAAATGTTTAGTTTATATAATGATAGTCAATTTATGATATTAAATTAGCATGAGCGAAATAGGGTGTATAAAAATGCCGATAGTTTTAATATCGGCATTTGAGTCTACATTGAGCTAGTTTACCTTTGATTAAATAAAGTAAAACTAAACGTAAAAATAGCGAATAACGTGGAAGAAAATAGGTGCTGCAAAGCAGAGAGAATCCATTCTATCCATCATGCCGCCATGACCTTCGAT containing:
- a CDS encoding MFS transporter, with the protein product MNDAQVNEKGKVPYWVKLTIIFFFGWIALYGSRAIVGPLMVNIGAEFDLSKAQLGSIMSIFFIGYTALNIPSGMIGDYLGKKKVLVTGVVLFGGFTIIAGMMPTYVTFMFAWVMVGVFQGFYYGPQYGLSSEAIPKHRITLGSAIINSGMAFGLSIGYYISSISVGEMGMSWRAPFYIIGVPIIIIGLVMLWIIKDKPKAQPAAENGAPKQKVKLTFKDLFGNRNINLAYVTIFCSIYGFFVLVTWLPYYLETERGITGTQISTIASLMPWFAIPGSLIFSWVSDKIGRRKPVLLIMLPLSLVAILAVPMSESMPVLIGALILYGIVGKISTNPVLVAVVADNSPRHALGTSFGVYNCIGMLGSVFAPTLTGFLSDKTGSMDSGFYFAAILICIGIVASLFIKESNNNNEEAKA
- the allS gene encoding HTH-type transcriptional activator AllS — its product is MLDQEMIRTFIQVADCQSFTKAADVLHKTSAAISYRIKTLEENIGTQLFNRTTRTVTLTPAGEYLLEKCRQWIVWLESMPVELQQMNAGVEHQVNIVINNLLYDRTAVASMLACLHQRFPSTQFHITRQVYMGVWDALINEDYHFAIGVTGNESLKNNINICAMGEIQWQFVVAPNHPLANISGVLSDDQMRMYSAVNVEDTSRHLSKRTAWRLSGQHEIRVPDLHTKLACHLKGVGIGFLPLSLCKPLIDSGQLIAKEVKNRRHNSPLSLAWCEDKKGAVVSYLVELFKQNHPSVQSFYDPLN
- a CDS encoding CPBP family intramembrane glutamic endopeptidase, which codes for MITWLLLAFSLLFLGFNRPLAFITLILTTLSAFITGVITWQTLPVIFSILLLTFAYSRYKKQPLLKAIIILALVIIASGLTFHLIPGFNNLRYLSHAIIGMKSAPFSFYFNADKALLPFIFLIFIPTLFVCEPLKKANKLQWAILIIAIPALLLVAVKLGGLAIELHLPSWLPAFILANLFFVSLAEEALFRGVIQQTLSRYLPPYVVLLIAAIIFGLAHFAGGLLLIIFASLAGIIYGLAWMWSGRLWVSTAFHFTLNLTHILFFTYPFKIA